The Pomacea canaliculata isolate SZHN2017 linkage group LG14, ASM307304v1, whole genome shotgun sequence genomic sequence CGGAGAGGATGTCAGCCCACCTTTCAGTAGTAGGTCCACTTACTGTCTTTACATACCCGTTTGTCTTACTGTTGACTACACAATAGGAGTGtaaggtgtgtgggtgtgtgtgtatccaaagtaaaatttgtattgtaaatgtgtgtgtgtgtgtgtgagagagagagagagagagagagagagagaagtataaAAGAGTCgacgtgtgtatgtatgtatgattGAAATGTGTGTGCAAGAGTGCCAATCCCGTGTATTTTTAAGAATATTATGTTTGACATCAAgggtaaaatttttttaaagactttacaAGTCCTGAAAATGTTAGGAGAAATTCAATGTTGATTTTAACTTTCTACAGAAatctattattttatatgcatcgattttttgcttgttgtttgttcCTTCCTTGAataattctcttctttttgcAGATTCTTTTCTACAACGATTGCCGATAACTGTGATAAGTTTAGTATTACTTGGCTGTATTGCTTTTATGTTCCAGAGTGTGAGAggataataattttaaagtatttagtaaaagaaaagtaaagatgtaattatttttcagatttaagGGACATACATCCTTTCGCTATCGATAATCCAAGCGAAAAGGAATCTTCTGAAAACTCTTTAAGTACCATTTCACCCTCATTCACCAGCGGTAtgaatactttatatttcttgtttgtttagaaGTGAAAATGTTAGCTAATCAACAAAGCGCATAGTCTACGTTGTAACTATCTGGACAAAGgaacacaattatttttcaaaaaatccaTTCTATTTTTTGTCCATCCTATTATCTTTTTcactctttatctttctctcgttctttctctttaaCTTTTTCTCTATTTACATGTCTGTTTCTCTGTGTATCTGTCTACAAATCTATAAAcgtatgtttatttacattgcATATAAATGTATACATGTCTTAATGCATGTGTcgaagtgtttttgtttgtctttctaatTGACAGAATCTAGCTGGATTTATGAATGGTTAAGAACAATCGAGAGTCCACCTTGCAGCAGTAAGTTCGCCTACTGTCATGTATAAATAAATCTGTTGATGTTTATCTTAATATTGGGTAGACAATAAGGGTGTAAGAGTGGGTGTGCGGGAGAAAGATCACGCTCGTATGTAaaagtctgtctgtgtgtttgtaagtgtgtatgtgtgtttgtgtatgtccTTGCAAATGTCCtaaatatgtatgtgcatgtaatgtatatgcatatatatatatatataaatggtaaaaaaatatgaaaaaagctaccacaaataataacaacatttataaaatgattgTGTTGATTTGAACTCTCTAGAAAAAGCTTATGTCTTCGTGTATCTCACCTTCTTGTTTCCTTGCTCAATTTTAGTAAGGACAGGAGGACATAACGGGGATGAAGAAACCTTCAACAGGGATAACATCAGTCAAAGGACTCCACGGGGCATAGGTAGGTCAACTTGCTGCAATCTTATTTACCTTTCATGTCAATAGGGTAAGTAACACTCGCCCCACTTCGTGCCTAGGGTGACTTGTAAACAAGCCCGAGGACCCTTAGGCAAGACAAGAGGGGTGGTGCATGGGCCAGTGTAGGGGTGTTGTAGGTGGAGGACAGTACTAAGTGGTTACAGTAAGCCAAGCGCGACCACCCGACTGGCAGGGGAGACAATGACGTCTATGAAGAGAGTGACACCTCGGGGGTCCCCACACCTGTCCGCCAGGTTGACGAAGAGTgggggttagtcacctgtcctCCACACCACTGCAGGCGGGGCGGAGCGTCAGTAGGGTCGTCGTTCTCTTGTCGATGTTGGCTTCTTGACtggttggtgagtgagtgaccaatggcaGCCCTCGGTGTATGTGACGTACGAATGTTCCATACAATACATACAATTAAAAGAAACTcttagtaattttttaaaatttgtttcaggaGTGTCCAATCTCACTATCGAAAACCAAAGTACGCGAAGTGGTATGTGTCTTGTTCTTTCTCGCCTGTTTAATAATTAAAGTATTTCATTAATACATAGAGCCAATGGTCTAGGTGAAGGGTTAGGGGGTCTCCGGAACAAACTTATCAAAAGTCTCCTTCTCTACCTACTTTGCCTGTCCTTTTGCTTATTTGTCTGCCTAATTATCTAGGCAAACTCCCAAACAAGACATTTCATTGTAAAATAGAAGGTCgcataaatattgtttataagtTAACGATCATGATTTAGGTATGACTAGATAAGACtagacaaaatattaaagaaaaatgcttcAATCTTCTTTTTACGAAGTAAATAACTAAACAGCaaaaactagagaaaaaaaaaccaaacagttTCTCAATGTGTATTTGTCAAAAGCTTAATTTAGTACTTGGAACATGTCTCATTAAATAGTAAAAGGGAAATGTATTAAATTGATACTGAGCTCAACCTAAACAAGCTAGTGTGAACAAAACGAATCTTGTGTGtcataaaaagttaaatattaattaaacagCACCGGAAACCACAGTTTAGATGACTAcagacttttaaagtttttaattaacagCAATTTCGCGGCACCCGTCATGTTTGACACACCATAGGATGTATAACAATGATATATCATGTTCCGGTGCTTTGCTCGTATACGTAGTAGGTAACTAAAAGAGTTACtcctttttatataaaattgtctTCCAGCTCAATCAgtataatttacaaattttgtgttaACGAAGAACGAAACACGAGAGTAAAGAGGGACAAGATATAATAACAACCAAAGAACATCTTTTTCAGATGAAGGCGCTAAAGGGAGGAAGCTGAAGGGAAGCTTTGTCATGCTGCTTacctttattgttttatgtgttgTTCTTTCCGGTGTGGCCTTTGGCATTTTTGCCATTtataaatttacacaaaaaggtaaataaaactggttttccttttctgataaaaaaaagcggatgtgtgcgtgtctgtgatCCCTATGtgaattcacttttttttttgttccatccttatcaaatctgaaaaaatacatttttttaaatttagggAAGGGAGGTTTTAACTAGACTGGATTGCTTGATAATGTATCTGGCCTCTGCTCGTCTCTGTGTACAAGGTCAGCTGATGACAAAGCTCGTCTCCATATGTACCCAGCATGTGGTAATGGGTGTCGTTACCATGGATACAGTCGCAGTTTGTTCTGCTTGATTTCAACTCGCGGTTTCCATGACAATGTGTAGGTGGAGGAAGGTGGATGTATGTGTAGATGTTTGCATATATTTGTGTTCAAGTGGTCATATGTACAGACAGTCTCGTTGTACTTTCGTTGCAGAAAATATGCAGGGAGTCACAGATAAAGGTATTTTTGATGTTCTTTTTTAGAACCAGCATAAAATTAGTTCCACATTTTCTTAAGATATAGAGAAAAGGGTGGGTGGCTATTATACAACAGATGATCTGAATCTCTTAAGCCCATTTGGTCTTTTCTCATATCGTTGTCTCATGTCTAATGATATGAGTTTATACTTATCCCTCATTGACTTTTCAGAAGTGTCAGATGGTGAACAAGTATTTTCAGGTAAGGAACATTGATTACAAACTAATGTAATGTACAATGGGCAGACTTTATCATAAAAGAATTAAGTCCTCGACACTTATGATGTGATTTACCATTGCTTTCAATTTGAAATCACGTGACAATAACTAACGAATACATCTTAAGAAACTAGTAAAAATTACCTTGCATAACAATGTAATGATGTTGTGTGCCGTAGTTTAGTATTCTGTCACTActgctttattttacatttttttaaatttcaagacACTACTCTATAATACAATGATATTTCTACATTAAAGAAatgcatgttcacacacacacacacacacacacacacacacacacacacacacacacacacacacacacacacacacacattgcattCCTCATTTATATTCACAGACTAGCATGCTATGTAAAGCATACAAACAAAAGTTATATAtcagtaaaaagaaatgttaataaataaaggGGTTATGGTTAGATATatgatttttttgaaaacaaactgaGTGTACAAGTTATGTAGGGAAGAACAGCTTTTCGAATATCTCACAAAGATATAAATAGATATACACATCGAGGACTACATGTACAAAGACACTCATATCCACATGTACATCCACCTGATTCACTGAGCATTCTTTTGCTTCATCTTCATCACAAAATCTTACTTTCTGTTTAGGGTTACTCAGGGTCAACGAAACATTTACTTACGAGATGGCAAACTCAAGATCTCCAAAGTTTCACAGCTTCCAAGAGAGATTTTGCACTAATGTAAGAATATTAATAAAGGTGGATTGTCTTCCTGTGAAAATAGCTTTTCTGCTTGTAAAAGTAGCCTCTTTGCACCTGACACCTCTCTGTCTCTTAATACAGGCCTAGACTTTCTCTTATATAAGTAGTGATGGTGTGTTTTATAACTAGAACAAACTAAGCTTCAGGAATATTGGAATGTATGACATCCTCCTGAAGGAGATGATGTCCTGAATTCCACATAACAAttgtaacaaataaacaattcttATCCTTTTTCTTGGCAGATTGAGTCTGTTGTGACACGCAATGGCAGCTCGGGACGCTGCAAAGTAAACAGTTTGAGGTAAACATTGTGAGTATAAGTGTTTGTGTAGGAGCTGGTAAATGTGAGGATGAATAAACTAACTGTACAGAGAACTCGTCAGTAAGGTGTACACGTTATTTAAGAAATAGTGTCCAGACAGatagacaaacaaaaagaagaaggagataaaatTGCTAAAACGCAacgtactagcaataatatataccaGCTGGTTGGCTTggaaatatttctgttgttgttgctgttgttgttgttgttgttgttgttgttgttgttgttgttgttgttgttgttaaaaccTCATACTTTGCCTTCCTGAAGCAACGGCTCCATTATCGTCAACTTCACTTTGGTGATAACACACCCGATGTCTGTCAATGAAACGCGGGACCTGCTTCTCTGTCTGTTTAACGGCACTCAAGTGGGAACCATGAGAGTCGATTCTCAGGCAACACAATTTACATTCAATCCTGATGGAAATGGTGAGTTGAGATTATTCATGTCTCATTGACGTCGTTcctcaatatttttacaaacaagattcaagattctttattctgtggCCCTCTAAGGGATGTTGAGATGTTCACAgacattcctatctttataaatagaTTGTTTTTGCAGAGACAATCGTCAGTAAAGAGCGGAAGTCGTCCAGCTGCTCATCTGATTCACTGCCCATCTCGCCCATGAGCTACACATACCCAGACTACTGTGGAGACTACCAGGTGTGCAACCAGGGCAACTCAGTCCTACAGACATGTCCTGAGGGAGAGGAGTTTACTTACCTCTCTCTACATGACAGAGTAATTTGTGCTTTGCCTTCCAGTAACACTTACTGCGGGATGAAGAGAGTACCAATGATGAACACCGCTCACCAGTGCCAGTGGGTCGCGTTTTCTCTGTGTTCAGGTATTTTGATTGCTTTGACATTTCCAGGTCTCGGTGTCTGATGGATTGGTGTGATGGAGTGACTAACGCAGTCCTTGTCTCTTTTTCGAGCGgcggattgtttatttttgagagaccaaagtaataaaaacaaaacattttgggCAATAGCGACTGAGGTGGAAAGTATTGTAGCTGCGATTCTCTGTGACATGCTACAACTGGACAATATGGACATTAAATTTGCACATCGAATGACCAAAGGACATCGTCAGGAACACCAAGTCAGTCTACAGCCAAGAAGCGCCTTATTGTCGGTTGATCATCagtaaaaacagttgaaaaacATGCTTCAATCAGACCCAAACTGAAAGGTTCGCCCTGTGTGATTACAGATCATACTTAAGGCgcattttgctgtgtttaacTACTGGTGGGTCCATCCTAGTGTGGTAGAAGCAAGGTCTAACACAGGAAATTTGGATTACGAAAGTCTCTGATCTTCGTCAGCTGCTTCTTGAGGACATTGCCACAGAATACATCAACTTATGACATAGGACTTAAAGCCATACTCGCTATCATTCATTCCGAAGATCCTTTAGCCAAGGGCAACAACCCATGCTTCTTAAAACAGTCAAGGGTAATAACCCATGTCCATGACATCCATAGAATGAGAATATTGAACAGATCACTCTTTAGTTACATTAACACTAACAACAGTTCAGACAACATAAACTCTTTTCGAAATTTAATAATTCTTtgttaaaaggaaagaaatgtattatttataaagttGATATCAGAGCTAAGAAGACAGTATGCCCTTCCTGTGTACAGTCCTGAGAAAATTGGAGTAATAACtccaaaagaaattatatttattatttctgacaaacttttctttcacaACCTGCTAATGGAGATAAGGGGCAAAACTATCTCAAATACATCATTTGTGAAGAAAGGAATGACAAGAGAGGAACGGTTGTTAAATAATATAGCGAGATTGGAAAATAATATCCAGGAGTTTGATGTAATAAGAGGGTTGcaataattaagaaataaaataaagtgtagagttcaagaaagaaatgtgcCACGGTTTCGTCTACGACGATGGACAGACATTACTAGACAACAAGGAAGATACTCGAGCATGAAGAATGAATCCTCACTGGCTGTTCTTGTGAGGCTTGTTAAACTTTAAATGTTACACCACCTGTTAGGATCTCAAATGACGAGGTCGCGACCTCAGATTGTGCTTACTAAGGCCTTCTATCCAGTGTATAATCTCTCCGAGCTCTCCCGTGGATAGACAGTATTTCTTATCTATGTCACCTTTAATAAACAATTCCTGTGAGGAGAATTCCCCtacttaacacacacacacacaaacacacacaaggatGGGATTGCGTTGTAAAGTCGAAAGATTGAAGCCGGAACTTCTCGTGAacgatttttaaaatagtttcacACGGGCCAGGGAAGGTATGATTACCTACAGGGTAGTAATTAGAGACATGTGACCGCTAGTTGTCAGCACCACGTACACTCCTACCTTCCtcgtacgtgtgtgtgaaacCATTCTCTGACTACGGTCGGAACTAGTCAGCaatagaaaaaagtgaaaaaaactaagaaaagtGATCAAATAGCCGTgaatatatttaataacaaaatgtagttgtttgtcttctttgtaAACAAATAGAGCATGAACAGGTTGGTGGCTGGATGAAAGACAGATATCAAATTTGCTGGAGGATGTCCTGGCTGGAGGAGACTAAACTCTGTcgtgtttgtattttatctgatgtcttcctcgtgttggacttgtgattgtgtgtgtttgttgacagGCCTGCCATTGTGAGCTTGGAATGTGTTGCCTCCTTCTGTTAATTCCCGACCTGCAGACTTCACGATTTGTGTGGGTTCATGTCGTCTTGACCTTCTGTGAACTTTCGCGTGTGTTGGACTTATTCGTCGTTCCAGTCAGACTTGTGCTGTTTGTTGTATGTGTTGTATTTGTTGGGGAGTGTATTGCGGcttgtgtgttgttttgatATTTAGACTGTGGGTTGTTGTTCGTACAGTCCTTGGATGTGGAGGGCAAGTTCCACAGAACACCGACATTTTGTCATCGCCTAATTTTGTAGGTTTGATTACCATTCCGAACAATCTACCAATACTCTTAAACCAGATTATGGTTCTGGACAAGagcttttataaaatattgtacagcacgcgaagaaagaaatattgctaTAACTGTAACATTTAGATAAATGTCCATCAAtgtctgttttcctgttttgcTTCCTATATAACCATACCTTCCTTTATTTATCATGTCCCCATTGCtctgaccaactttatttgtcagATAGCCTTGATGATTAAACATACgattcaaataaacaaaatactgcGGCAAGTTTTCGTACAATTTCGTCGAtgggttggctggctggctggttggttggttggtttggcaggaaagtgcttccacctagaggtgatttcacAATAAGAGGGTAGAGAGAGGGGATACAGACGGAGCACCCGAAGAAAACCTCCGTCGGCCAGCTATGTGAACAAGTGTAACACAAGTGAACACAAGTGTAACACAGGTGTAACACAAGTgaaccaagaagagatctgaacccagagcctcTCTCACAAACGAGTATTTTAACTACTGTGATGTTaagcaaaaacagttttagcGAAGGACACTTGGTAGTAAAAACAGTATTAACAGTACATTTTGTAGTCTCACAATAAtcatcaaatttttaaataatcccACCCCTAAAACATAGCATAAACTCCACAATACATTGTCATGACCAAGATTagagtttttcttttcagcatAACAAATCGACTTTAGGAGGAGACGCAGTGAAGGACCTCACagcttaaaaattttaaatatcctAGAAGCACCCATGAATAGAATCGTGAACATCAGAAGTGAGACGCGGTGACTGTCCTTAAAATGGAACAAGTTCACCCCCGATGTGTAGGTGTGACGGCATTTCTTTCTTGAATATCACCCAGtcaggagttttttttttttttttgttttaatgttcgAGGACCTGCGCGACACCCCGAGTCAGTTTACGGAGTACCCGGCGATGTAGTTGTTCCTACCACTACCCCGGTGTCGGAACCTTTGAGAAATTGTACGTTTGTTGTCGTTAGGAGGTAAgtataattttgtttgcaaTCAGAGATTTCCGGGTGTTTTGggtatgtttttgtatttataggTTTCTTGGATGTTCATTAGTGGTATGTCATGCCTATACTGTCAAGAATACAGTAATTTTTATTCCTGTTGTGTGTGTCTAGTTCTGGGCTTTCGTTGCCGTTGCCGAAACCACTATATTCTCCGTTTCAATTACATTCCTTAATTCGTCTATATAATGCCCGGTATCGAATAGTCGATTT encodes the following:
- the LOC112554894 gene encoding uncharacterized protein LOC112554894, whose translation is MLLTFIVLCVVLSGVAFGIFAIYKFTQKENMQGVTDKEVSDGEQVFSGLLRVNETFTYEMANSRSPKFHSFQERFCTNIESVVTRNGSSGRCKVNSLSNGSIIVNFTLVITHPMSVNETRDLLLCLFNGTQVGTMRVDSQATQFTFNPDGNETIVSKERKSSSCSSDSLPISPMSYTYPDYCGDYQVCNQGNSVLQTCPEGEEFTYLSLHDRVICALPSSNTYCGMKRVPMMNTAHQCQWVAFSLCSGILIALTFPGLGV